One stretch of Pyrenophora tritici-repentis strain M4 chromosome 4, whole genome shotgun sequence DNA includes these proteins:
- a CDS encoding cwf18 domain containing protein, whose product MSSHEKLSAAANDRKSRLAQLKSLKRKQEQISDAPEATDSPSTQPQIETSQALTRTEEEEPSVATTYLSGRNYDPTTRNVKLGFDNLPIADPTNTLEYKAEQLALETKAQQEADKAEDKGLDLFKLQPKKPNWDLKRDLEQKMKPLHVQTDNAIAKLVRERVEAQKAIREKQPSDGSNGEEVGMEGILAKKRLLLPHSSKECEVQHRPQRLPIKVALSPTVLKEILNEKICVNHAQKQLTTPATNSKQSTDFSTMAPYKSVKYRSWYSEMHKSEYVNAELDPTDTVINTDKLNTVVLDWVVQVEDDGQFDLFILQEFQKSFEDWTQDIISAVDVRLRKAVKELLRHRGIYIQINSRDTVITQLYNLLHLSSCPIWPDDELELMRLVDGFKCRQLTNSNYSYPNPPQPPTGYPQAQYSPSPAQLNVTALTNLAKLYNNNDKFSGDKYDVLSHKLVIFRELCAKVGIQPGQTDRYKLAISTMLTGKASTYYYQSIAPLDLGYEDIIAKLGAYFHTTENYQLFLNEWRTIMLKDVIASNPDKTIAQCLDLLIDKLHKLYQAMAQQNGLSESSLTGQLVSACQGVEACSAVLIRPASTFEAVASELRNAVGNWQRCHPHARTQFNYDNEQTDDDIFYTNRRYNRNDEPRDRPRGYGTGRFNRGPTLSRPRYPPRRSHDKKCYVCGKQGCWSTRHSHEERNESHQRFKTYVQNHDLDDDYDVFLAGFEGIELHDEAEDDDGNRVDDLDAYFQHEQFNTAACGTIDGQALTINLNDAAATHAITGIDPYASETAKEAPHMFTFDHRYGAHCFQGIMPDTGAAGVSTAGKTQVMALQRLQPSATINESTAGRHRIRFGDNPECLSLGEVKVKTPLGVILFAVMPTNTPFLLCLADMDRHGIYLNNVDNVLVHESREYPIVRKWGHPWLLLDDQETATHYLTEVELAQLHRRFGHPAAGRLYKVLARAGYDEVDAATIEKINKFCHQCQITGKAPGRFRFTLRDDINFNYRLIVDVMYINQRPVLHAIDEATAFQAARFLTDMKASTTWDTLRAMWIDMYVGPPDVIATDAGKNFASEEFVNNAKTMAIEVDEVPVEAHNSIGKVERYHAAIRRAFEVISADIDSDTSSEHLLQMAVKAVNDTAGPDGLVPTLLVFGTYPRLSKTSPPSPSISARAKAIKNAMAEVRKIKAKRQVNDALATRNGPNVIETLQLPIQSSVKVWRENRGWTGPHTLIAMNDDLTAAIVDVDGRQATFRVTSVQPYHRNNSTTEVPPPRKRGRPKGSKNKPKPAPIETNDVNLTQREEDDLVLSRKLRATGKITTLGEPFELSTKAEIDALITRGVFRFEEYDPQRHGGIRVFKSRIVNEVKGKTTTKPYEKSRLVVQGYADDGKRIVLTQSPTIQRASQRIIIALAPSLLQMGMTLWLRDITQAYTQADDHLQRTIIADLPTQLRDAYPKGTIMVVVKPLYGIAEAGAYWWSTYFKHHTTTLGMETSTYDPCLLITKPTALGFGIVGMQTDDTLGLSDDVFANKESKELRFSAKEKQFLTTNNPIDFNGCVVSLTTDGVITLRQKKQGEKLEIATDKKTYIQQRARGAYIATICQPEASFDLAAAAQASEPTKEEISKLNKRIEWQKKNLCHGLTYVPLDIRNLKLFTLVDASFANNKDMSSQMGFVIVLGNEVTSSDTNFGIRGNIVHWSSVKCKRITRSVLASEIYAMAHGVDIAVAIGGTIDMVMERLNLPKVPIVVCTDSRSLYDCLVKLGTTKEKRLMIDIMAMREAYERSELMDIRWIDGRDNPADSMTKAGCNAAIENLINSNELNLRVQGWVNRDRNTKPTTESTELSNLEGTK is encoded by the exons ACCTACCCATCGCCGACCCCACAAACACACTAGAATACAAGGCGGAGCAATTAGCTCTCGAGACAAAGGCACAGCAGGAAGCAGATAAGGCGGAAGATAAAGGGCTGGACCTGTTCAAGTTGCAACCCAAGAAGCCGAATTGGGACCTGAAGAGGGACTTAGAAcagaagatgaagccactgcaCGTACAAACTGACAACGCCATCGCAAAGCTAGTTAGGGAGAGAGTGGAAGCGCAAAAGGCCATACGAGAGAAGCAGCCGTCAGATGGCAGTAACGGAGAAGAAGTGGGCATGGAAGGAA TCTTGGCCAAGAAGCGACTCCTCCTACCTCACAGTAGCAAGGAGTGCGAAGTACAGCACCGCCCGCAGAGACTACCTATCAAGGTAGCGCTTTCGCCGACAGTCCTGAAGGAGATCTTGAACGAAAAGATCTGCGTCAACCACGCACAAAAACAACTGACAACGCCTGCAACTAACAGCAAACAATCGACTGACTTCAGCACCATGGCACCATACAAGAGCGTCAAGTACCGATCGTGGTACTCCGAGATGCACAAGAGTGAGTATGTCAACGCGGAACTCGACCCGACCGACACAGTCATAAACACCGACAAACTGAACACTGTCGTCCTCGATTGGGTCGTCCAAGTTGAAGACGATGGACAGTTCGacctcttcatcctccagGAGTTCCAAAAGTCCTTCGAGGATTGGACTCAAGATATCATAAGTGCGGTCGACGTGCGGCTCCGGAAAGCAGTCAAGGAATTGCTCCGACACCGAGGGATTTACATCCAGATCAACAGTCGTGACACAGTAATAACgcaactgtacaacctcctccatctctcGTCGTGCCCGATATGGCCTGACGACGAGCTTGAGCTTATGCGACTCGTCGACGGTTTCAAGTGTCGACAGCTCACAAACAGCAACTACAGTTACCCTAACCCTCCGCAGCCACCAACAGGATACCCACAAGCACAGTACTCACCGTCGCCAGCTCAACTCAACGTGACAGCACTCACAAACCTCGCGAAGCTGTACAATAACAACGATAAGTTCAGTGGTGACAAGTATGACGTGCTCAGTCACAAACTGGTCATCTTTCGAGAGCTTTGCGCCAAAGTCGGCATTCAACCTGGCCAAACTGACCGCTACAAGCTAGCCATCTCCACTATGCTTACTGGCAAAGCGTCAACTTACTACTACCAATCTATCGCTCCACTTGACCTTGGATACGAAGACATCATCGCGAAACTGGGCGCCTACTTCCACACTACCGAGAACTACCAGTTGTTCTTGAACGAATGGCGCACCATTATGCTAAAGGACGTCATCGCAAGTAATCCTGACAAGACAATTGCGCAATGCCTTGACTTGCTCATCGACAAGCTCCACAAGCTGTACCAAGCGATGGCTCAGCAGAATGGACTCAGCGAGTCAAGCCTCACCGGACAACTTGTGTCAGCATGCCAGGGTGTCGAAGCCTGCAGCGCAGTCCTGATCCGACCTGCGTCGACCTTTGAAGCAGTCGCTTCAGAGCTCCGCAACGCCGTCGGTAACTGGCAACGCTGTCACCCGCATGCTCGAACGCAGTTCAACTATGACAATGAACAGACAGACGATGACATCTTCTACACAAACCGACGATACAACCGAAACGACGAACCTCGCGACAGACCCCGAGGCTATGGCACCGGTCGCTTCAACCGCGGACCGACGCTGTCACGACCGCGATACCCTCCCCGCCGCTCGCACGATAAAAAGTGCTATGTGTGCGGCAAACAAGGATGCTGGTCAACGCGACATTCACACGAGGAGCGCAATGAGTCGCACCAACGCTTCAAGACTTATGTCCAAAACCACGATCTCGATGACGACTACGACGTGTTCCTCGCCGGATTCgaaggcatcgagcttcatgacgaggcagaggacgacgacggcAACCGCGTTGATGACCTCGATGCGTACTTCCAACATGAACAATTCAACACCGCTGCTTGCGGAACCATCGACGGGCAAGCGCTCACCATCAACCTCAACGACGCCGCGGCGACCCACGCGATCACTGGGATCGACCCATACGCGTCGGAGACTGCAAAGGAGGCACCCCACATGTTCACCTTCGATCACCGATATGGTGCTCACTGTTTCCAAGGCATCATGCCCGACACCGGCGCGGCCGGAGTCTCCACTGCAGGAAAGACCCAGGTCATGGCACTGCAACGCCTCCAGCCATCGGCCACGATCAATGAGTCCACGGCAGGTCGCCACCGAATTCGATTTGGAGATAACCCAGAGTGTCTCTCACTTGGCGAGGTGAAGGTCAAAACCCCGCTCGGCGTTATACTTTTTGCGGTGATGCCGACCAACACGCCTTTCTTgctgtgccttgcagacatggaccgccACGGGATCTACCTCAACAATGTTGACAACGTGCTTGTACACGAGTCACGGGAGTACCCCATTGTgcgcaaatggggacacccatGGCTCCTGCTCGACGACCAAGAGACCGCGACGCACTACCTCACCGAGGTAGAGCTTGCGCAACTCCATCGGCGCTTTGGTCATCCAGCTGCGGGACGACTCTACAAGGTCCTCGCGAGAGCAGGTTATGACGAAGTCGATGCGGCGACCATCGAAAAGATCAACAAGTTCTGTCACCAATGTCAGATTACTGGCAAGGCGCCAGGACGATTTCGGTTTACCCTCCGCGACGATATCAACTTCAACTATCGACTTATCGTCGACGTGATGTACATTAATCAGAGGCCAGTACTTCATGCTATTGACGAAGCAACTGCCTTCCAAGCAGCGCGCTTTCTCACCGACATGAAAGCAAGCACAACATGGGACACACTCCGCGCCATGTGGATCGATATGTACGTTGGTCCGCCTGATGTCATAGCCACCGACGCTGGCAAGAACTTTGCGAGCGAGGAGTTTGTCAACAATGCAAAGACAATGGCCATCGAGGTTGACGAGGTGCCTGTCGAGGCGCATAACTCCATCGGCAAGGTGGAGCGGTACCATGCGGCCATCCGCCGTGCCTTCGAAGTCATCTCCGCCGACATAGACAGCGACACGTCATCTGAACACCtcctccagatggctgtgaaaGCCGTCAACGACACTGCTGGTCCAGATGGCCTTGTGCCTACTCTCCTCGTCTTTGGCACCTACCCCCGCCTATCCAAGacatcgccgccatcaccatccaTCAGCGCGCGCGCGAAAGCGATAAAGAACGCGATGGCGGAGGTCCGCAAGATCAAAGCAAAACGCCAGGTGAACGACGCACTTGCGACACGCAACGGACCGAACGTCATTGAAACGCTTCAGCTCCCGATCCAGAGCAGCGTAAAGGTTTGGCGCGAGAACCGCGGTTGGACTGGTCCCCATACCCTCATCGCCATGAACGACGACCTAACCGCCGCGATTGTCGACGTCGACGGCAGGCAGGCGACATTTCGAGTCACATCGGTGCAGCCATACCACCGCAACAACTCCACC ACAGAAGTTCCACCTCCACGAAAGCGCGGTCGCCCCAAAGGCTCCAAAAACAAGCCAAAACCAGCTCCCATCGAGACCAACGACGTCAACCTCACGCAACGCGAGGAGGACGACTTAGTGCTGTCCAGGAAGCTGCGTGCCACTGGCAAGATCACAACCCTAGGCGAACCATTCGAACTATCCACCAAGGCAGAGATTGACGCGCTGATCACTCGCGGAGTGTTCCGCTTCGAGGAGTATGACCCTCAGCGCCATGGTGGCATCCGCGTCTTTAAGTCACGGATTGTCAACGAGGTCAAAGGCAAAACTACCACTAAGCCGTACGAGAAATCGCGCCTCGTTGTTCAGGGTTATGCCGATGATGGAAAACGGATTGTGCTCACACAAAGCCCGACGATCCAGCGCGCCAGTCAGCGCATTATTATCGCGCTTGCACCCTCACTGCTTCAAATGGGCATGACGCTATGGCTtcgagatatcacgcaggCGTACACGCAAGCCGATGACCATCTCCAGCGCACGATCATCGCGGATCTTCCCACGCAACTCCGCGATGCCTACCCCAAAGGCACCATCATGGTGGTCGTGAAGCCGCTGTACGGCATCGCCGAGGCAGGAGCGTACTGGTGGTCAACCTACTTCAAACACCATACCACGACACTCGGGATGGAAACATCAACctatgacccgtgcctctTAATCACCAAGCCAACGGCGTTAGGCTTTGGTATTGTCGGCATGCAAACTGATGACACGCTCGGTCTGTCCGATGACGTGTTTGCCAATAAGGAGAGCAAGGAGCTGCGCTTCAGCGCCAAAGAGAAGCAGTTTCTTACTACTAACAACCCTATCGACTTTAACGGGTGCGTCGTTAGTCTCACAACAGACGGCGTGATCACACTACGCCAAAAGAAACAAGGTGAGAAACTGGAGATCGCAACTGACAAGAAGACGTACATTCAACAACGCGCACGTGGCGCTTACATCGCGACAATCTGTCAACCCGAAGCAAGCTTCGACCTCGCCGCTGCTGCGCAAGCGAGTGAGcctacaaaagaagaaatatcCAAGTTAAACAAACGCATCGAATGGCAAAAGAAGAACCTCTGCCATGGGTTGACCTACGTACCTCTGGACATACGCAACCTCAAGCTGTTTACCCTAGTCGACGCgtcctttgccaacaacaaggatATGAGCTCCCAGATGGGATTCGTCATCGTACTCGGCAATGAAGTCACCTCAAGCGACACAAACTTCGGGATACGTGGCAACATCGTCCACTGGTCCTCAGTCAAATGCAAGCGGATCACCAGGAGCGTCCTCGCCTCCGAGATCTACGCGATGGCGCACGGCGTAGATATCGCAGTCGCGATCGGCGGCACCATTGATATGGTCATGGAACGACTCAACTTACCTAAGGTCCCCATCGTGGTATGCACCGACTCGCGATCGCTATACGATTGCCTTGTCAAGCTCGGCACCACCAAGGAGAAACGCCTTATGATTGACATCATGGCAATGCGCGAAGCCTACGAGCGCAGCGAACTCATGGATATCAGATGGATCGACGGTCGCGACAACCCAGCAGACTCTATGACAAAGGCAGGTTGCAACGCCGCGATAGAGAACCTCATCaactctaacgagctcaaCCTCCGAGTGCAAGGGTGGGTCAACCGTGATCGCAACACCAAGCCCACGACCGAGAGCACCGAGCTCAGCAACCTTGAAGGCACCAAGTAG